In Vicinamibacteria bacterium, the following are encoded in one genomic region:
- a CDS encoding histidinol-phosphate transaminase — protein MNMKNSGISRRGFVSGLTAILGYAGLAPGSIFGMQAPALQRRPPRPTEDEYDAFAKLSSNENPWGPYDSVMKAMNRAFKYANRYGYPDGNLVEEIAAHHGVETENLLITAGSGEVLDVVGTTFLAGDKKVLGVEPSYGSVYRHATNIKSEAVLLPLLEDLRQDIPAMIQAVKRHYREIGFVYLCNPNNPTGVIVTRDEVRQLLDGIPEDVPVLIDEAYHHFVDDPRYGTSIPYVVEGRPVVVARTFSKIAALAGMRIGYAIAPKDIIERMRPWASGSVNALAKWGAVTALKDTASQEKVKRMTIELREQTKAELESMGFRVIPSETNFFFMHIGRDVRPVIDAFRERGVLVGRPFPPMLDYLRVSIGNDEEMHRFMVAFKEVFPDGPGSGETPTAAPSIG, from the coding sequence ATGAACATGAAGAACTCGGGTATCTCCCGTAGAGGTTTCGTCAGCGGGTTGACGGCGATCCTGGGCTACGCGGGGCTCGCCCCCGGATCGATTTTCGGCATGCAGGCCCCGGCGCTCCAGCGACGCCCGCCGCGTCCCACCGAGGATGAATACGACGCTTTCGCGAAGCTCTCGAGCAACGAGAACCCCTGGGGACCCTACGATTCGGTGATGAAGGCGATGAACCGGGCGTTCAAGTACGCGAATCGCTACGGGTATCCCGACGGGAATCTCGTGGAGGAAATTGCCGCTCATCACGGAGTCGAGACCGAAAACCTCCTCATCACCGCGGGGTCCGGCGAGGTCCTGGACGTGGTCGGAACGACCTTCCTCGCCGGCGACAAGAAGGTTCTCGGGGTCGAGCCCTCCTACGGCTCCGTGTACCGACACGCGACGAACATCAAGTCGGAGGCGGTTCTCCTTCCGCTTCTCGAGGACCTCCGCCAGGACATCCCGGCGATGATCCAGGCGGTCAAGAGGCACTATCGCGAGATCGGCTTCGTCTACCTCTGCAACCCGAACAATCCGACCGGCGTCATCGTGACGAGGGACGAGGTTCGACAGCTTCTCGATGGGATTCCGGAGGACGTTCCCGTTCTCATCGACGAGGCCTACCACCACTTCGTGGACGACCCGCGCTACGGGACGTCCATCCCTTACGTCGTCGAGGGACGGCCGGTCGTCGTGGCGCGGACGTTCTCAAAGATCGCGGCGCTCGCGGGCATGCGGATCGGCTACGCGATCGCTCCCAAGGACATCATCGAGAGGATGCGGCCCTGGGCTTCCGGCAGCGTGAACGCACTCGCCAAATGGGGTGCGGTTACGGCCCTGAAGGACACCGCGTCGCAAGAAAAGGTCAAGCGGATGACGATCGAGCTTCGAGAGCAGACGAAGGCGGAGCTCGAGAGCATGGGTTTCAGGGTCATTCCCTCGGAGACGAATTTCTTCTTCATGCACATCGGGCGCGACGTTCGCCCGGTGATCGACGCGTTCCGCGAGCGCGGGGTGTTGGTCGGGCGGCCATTTCCTCCGATGCTCGACTACCTGAGGGTGTCGATCGGAAACGACGAGGAAATGCACCGGTTCATGGTCGCCTTCAAAGAGGTCTTCCCTGACGGGCCGGGCTCCGGTGAGACGCCGACCGCGGCCCCGAGCATCGGTTGA